One window of Cohnella hashimotonis genomic DNA carries:
- a CDS encoding LacI family DNA-binding transcriptional regulator, producing MVSIKDIASAAGVSISTVSYALNGSDRITKETADRIQSIANELGYVPNRAARLLKKRETMLVGVFLTDFSGHFYGDLLFGLKEELNRRDYDLIVCSGRRSHRMIPERAFDGAIILDATFADEELIGYADRGHKLVVLDRELDHPNVNQVLLDNKAGATLAVEYLLGQGLSRICAVGGPESAFDAQQRMRAVRQAVERVPEASLEELPGAFDKASGYAAGPRIAEAAGEGPAGVFCLNDEMAIGLCDYLRTQTALQIGKDVHVVGYDNIELAQYMQPRLATIDYSKRKWGALAAEQLLKMLEGRPVEQERIYVRLVEGESVGKAY from the coding sequence TTGGTCAGCATCAAGGATATCGCGAGCGCCGCGGGTGTCTCGATCTCCACCGTGTCCTATGCGCTCAACGGCAGCGACCGGATTACAAAGGAGACCGCGGACCGGATTCAGTCTATCGCTAACGAGCTGGGCTACGTACCGAACCGGGCCGCCCGCTTGCTGAAGAAACGGGAAACGATGCTCGTCGGCGTCTTTTTAACGGACTTCAGCGGGCACTTCTATGGAGACCTGCTGTTCGGGCTCAAGGAGGAGTTGAACCGCAGAGACTACGATCTCATCGTCTGCAGCGGCCGCCGGTCGCACCGGATGATACCGGAGCGGGCGTTCGACGGGGCGATCATCCTCGACGCGACGTTCGCCGACGAGGAGCTGATCGGCTATGCGGACCGCGGGCACAAGCTGGTCGTCCTCGACCGCGAGCTTGATCATCCCAACGTCAATCAGGTGCTGCTCGACAACAAAGCGGGCGCGACGCTGGCCGTGGAATATCTGCTAGGTCAGGGACTCAGCCGGATCTGCGCCGTCGGCGGGCCCGAGTCGGCCTTCGATGCGCAGCAGCGGATGCGGGCGGTCAGGCAGGCAGTGGAGCGCGTGCCGGAGGCGAGCCTCGAAGAACTCCCGGGCGCCTTCGACAAGGCGTCCGGCTATGCCGCGGGTCCGCGGATCGCAGAGGCCGCCGGGGAAGGACCGGCGGGCGTTTTCTGCCTGAACGACGAGATGGCGATCGGACTATGCGACTACTTAAGGACGCAGACCGCCCTGCAGATCGGAAAAGACGTGCATGTGGTCGGCTACGACAATATCGAACTCGCGCAGTACATGCAGCCCCGGCTGGCTACGATCGACTATTCCAAACGCAAGTGGGGAGCGCTCGCCGCCGAACAGCTGCTGAAAATGCTGGAGGGCCGGCCGGTCGAGCAGGAACGGATCTACGTGCGGCTGGTTGAAGGCGAATCGGTGGGAAAAGCATACTAG
- the bglX gene encoding beta-glucosidase BglX: protein MTLDEKIAQLIQLAVPFFEGASEAGLITGPMASLGIGEDTVRNAGSVLGMAGAQETINVQRKHLERNRLGIPLLMMADIVHGFKTIFPVPLAIGCSWDLALAERSAEIAAKEASVSGVHVTYAPMVDLVRDPRWGRVMESTGEDPYLNALFARAFVRGFQGDDLSGDPDRVAACVKHFAAYGAAEAGRDYNTVDLSERQLREFYLPAYKAALDEGCEMVMTSFNTVDGVPATGNVPLMRQLLREEWGFDGILISDWGAVKELIAHGIAEDEREAALKAMKAGVDIEMMTSCYAKHLSELIEAGEVDAALIDEAVLRILQLKDKLGLFENPYRAADPEREREIVFSDAHRAAALELAHKSCVLLKNDGVLPLSPARKVAVIGPFARSGDLLGPWSWTGSQDAVVRVSEAIRAKAAAPGAVTVAEGCGIETDSTEAQLLEVAAAAGDADVIVLALGEHSDMSGEAGCRADIRLPEAQLALIRRVKTFGKPVVAVLFNGRPLDLHGVIDEADAVLEAWFPGSEGGTAVADLLYGDANPSGRLTMSFPHSVGQVPVYYNAFNTGRPQGAPDAQVRYVSQYLDIPNEPLLPFGYGLGYAAFEYGEAALSADEITPDAPVTVSLRVTNVGPVAGVETVQLYVRDIAGEVVRPVKELKGFRQIELQPGESAEVAFELSESQLRYYHADLTLASDAGAFLAMVGPNSRDVAALPFRLVK from the coding sequence ATGACCCTGGACGAGAAGATCGCCCAACTGATCCAGCTCGCCGTCCCCTTCTTCGAAGGCGCGTCGGAGGCCGGCCTGATTACCGGCCCGATGGCCTCGCTCGGCATCGGCGAGGATACCGTGCGTAACGCCGGGTCCGTGCTCGGCATGGCCGGCGCGCAGGAGACGATCAACGTCCAGCGCAAGCATCTCGAGCGCAATCGCCTGGGCATTCCGCTCCTCATGATGGCCGACATCGTGCACGGCTTCAAGACGATTTTCCCCGTGCCGCTCGCCATCGGCTGCTCGTGGGATCTCGCGCTCGCGGAGCGCAGCGCGGAGATCGCCGCCAAGGAAGCGTCCGTGTCCGGCGTTCACGTCACGTACGCCCCGATGGTCGATCTCGTGCGCGATCCCCGCTGGGGGCGGGTCATGGAGTCGACAGGCGAAGACCCGTATTTGAATGCGTTGTTCGCGAGAGCGTTCGTCCGCGGATTCCAGGGCGACGACCTGTCGGGCGATCCGGACCGGGTTGCTGCCTGCGTTAAGCATTTCGCCGCCTACGGCGCAGCCGAAGCCGGACGCGACTACAATACCGTCGACCTGTCGGAGCGCCAACTTCGCGAGTTCTACCTGCCGGCGTACAAGGCCGCGCTCGACGAAGGCTGCGAGATGGTGATGACGTCGTTCAACACGGTCGACGGCGTTCCGGCCACCGGCAACGTGCCGCTTATGCGGCAGTTGCTGCGGGAGGAATGGGGCTTCGACGGTATACTCATCTCCGACTGGGGCGCGGTCAAGGAGCTGATCGCGCACGGCATCGCCGAGGACGAGCGCGAAGCCGCGCTTAAGGCGATGAAGGCCGGCGTCGACATCGAGATGATGACGTCGTGCTACGCCAAGCACCTGTCCGAGCTCATCGAAGCCGGCGAAGTGGACGCGGCGCTGATCGACGAAGCGGTCTTGCGCATTCTGCAGCTCAAGGACAAGCTCGGCCTGTTCGAAAATCCGTACCGCGCGGCCGATCCCGAGCGTGAGCGGGAAATCGTGTTCAGCGACGCGCACCGCGCGGCCGCGCTGGAGCTGGCGCACAAGTCGTGCGTGCTGCTGAAAAACGACGGCGTCCTGCCGCTCTCGCCTGCGCGCAAGGTGGCGGTCATCGGTCCGTTCGCCCGCAGCGGCGACCTGCTCGGGCCTTGGTCGTGGACCGGATCGCAGGACGCGGTCGTCCGCGTGTCCGAAGCCATCCGCGCCAAGGCGGCGGCGCCGGGCGCGGTAACCGTCGCCGAAGGCTGCGGCATCGAGACAGACTCGACCGAGGCGCAGCTGCTTGAGGTCGCGGCCGCCGCGGGGGACGCCGACGTCATCGTGCTCGCGCTCGGCGAGCACTCCGACATGAGCGGCGAAGCCGGCTGCCGGGCGGACATCCGCCTGCCGGAGGCGCAGCTCGCGCTGATCCGCCGCGTCAAGACGTTCGGCAAGCCGGTCGTGGCCGTGCTGTTCAACGGACGGCCGCTCGACCTGCACGGCGTCATCGACGAAGCCGATGCCGTGCTGGAAGCCTGGTTCCCCGGCTCCGAAGGCGGCACGGCGGTCGCCGATCTGCTCTACGGCGACGCCAATCCGTCGGGCCGCCTGACGATGTCGTTCCCGCACAGCGTCGGCCAGGTGCCGGTGTATTACAACGCCTTCAACACCGGGCGTCCTCAAGGCGCGCCGGACGCGCAGGTGCGCTATGTGTCGCAGTACCTGGACATTCCGAACGAGCCGCTGCTGCCGTTCGGCTACGGCCTGGGCTATGCCGCGTTCGAATACGGCGAAGCTGCGCTGTCGGCGGACGAGATCACGCCGGATGCGCCGGTCACGGTTAGTTTGCGCGTCACCAACGTCGGTCCGGTGGCTGGCGTCGAGACCGTCCAACTCTACGTCCGCGACATCGCGGGCGAGGTCGTGCGGCCGGTCAAGGAGCTCAAGGGCTTCCGCCAGATCGAGCTGCAGCCGGGCGAGAGCGCCGAGGTCGCGTTCGAATTGAGCGAGAGCCAGCTGCGGTATTACCACGCGGACCTGACGCTCGCCAGCGACGCCGGCGCGTTCCTTGCGATGGTCGGCCCGAACAGCCGCGACGTCGCGGCGCTGCCGTTCAGGCTCGTCAAGTAA